The following are from one region of the Aspergillus luchuensis IFO 4308 DNA, chromosome 4, nearly complete sequence genome:
- a CDS encoding MDR family MFS transporter (COG:G;~EggNog:ENOG410PH5Q;~InterPro:IPR020846,IPR011701,IPR036259;~PFAM:PF07690;~TransMembrane:12 (i113-137o143-166i178-198o204-222i243-263o275-294i315-342o354-373i380-402o408-434i446-465o516-536i);~go_function: GO:0022857 - transmembrane transporter activity [Evidence IEA];~go_process: GO:0055085 - transmembrane transport [Evidence IEA]): MRASSERSSTDAMARDDSGTKPPTPHEEQPLLRPDVEALWKPPVGFVWIQLAIMSNVFLSGFDGTITASTYAVISSEFNAANTASWLTTSYLITSTAFQPLYGRFSDIFGRRASFFTATITFMIGCLGCGIAKDIVFLNLMRALTGIGGGGLMTMATIINSDLIPFRRRGMYQAVQNVLHGFGSICGASFGGTIVDSVGWRWCFLLQVPVGFLALVTGHLVLNLPTQDKFASEGRSLRTIWRYVDLSGACALIVGLSTQLVGLSLGGNELPWSSVWVILSFVASMMSLGLFVLIEARTTAIPLIPPRMLKGVLPVATQVANVCVGMAAYAFLFTLPLLFQVILLDSPSKAGARLAVPSLATPIGGVISGYVMSRWGKLAYLVRTGSFLMCIGNILVMLLQFNDAEWKYYVAMIPASLGQGITYPGILFTFLAAFDHADHAVSASTVYLVRSMGTVWGVAITSTIIQNTLRSGLAEALSGIPDKWKVIDDIRHSVSAIHSLPPEIQLAARMVYYRGIRLSFLASACFGFVAATAALFTRGKGLHRSSEA; the protein is encoded by the exons ATGCGTGCTTCCTCCGAGCGATCCTCCACCGATGCCATGGCCAGAGACGATTCTGGCACCAAACCGCCCACACCGCACGAGGAGCAGCCCTTGCTGCGTCCCGATGTTGAGGCCCTCTGGAAGCCTCCAGTGGGCTTTGTCTGGATTCAACTAG CAATCATGTCGAATGTATTCCTGTCGGGTTTCGACGGCACCATCACTGCCTCAACCTATGCTGTGATCAGCTCCGAATTCAACGCAGCCAACACCGCCTCGTGGCTCACAACCTCCTATCTAATTACTAGTACCGCATTCCAGCCACTATATGGTCGCTTCTCAGACATTTTCGGTCGCCGGGCCTCCTTCTTTACAGCGACAATAACCTTCATGATCGGCTGCCTGGGTTGTGGGATTGCTAAAGATATCGTCTTTTTGAATCTGATGAGAGCCCTGACCGgcattggcggaggaggcttgATGACAATGG CTACTATAATCAACTCGGATCTCATTCCTTTCCGCCGTCGCGGAATGTATCAGGCCGTACAGAACGTTCTGCATGGGTTCGGGTCCATCTGCGGCGCATCGTTTGGAGGAACCATTGTCGATTCAGTGGGATGGCGCTGGTGCTTTCTATTACAAGTACCAGTCGGGTTTCTAGCTCTGGTTACGGGTCATCTTGTTTTGAATCTTCCAACGCAAGATAAGTTTGCCAGTGAAGGCAGGAGTTTGCGGACAATCTGGAGATATGTCGATTTGTCTGGAGCTTGTGCTCTGATTGTTGGACTTTCAACGCAGTTGGTTGGTCTTAGCTTGGGTGGAAATGAGCTCCCTTGGTCCAGCGTATGGGTGATCTTGTCATTCGTGGCCAGTATGATGTCACTGGGCCTTTTCGTACTCATCGAAGCGAGGACAACTGCAATTCCATTGATTCCTCCTCGAATGTTGAAAGGCGTTCTGCCTGTTGCTACGCAGGTTGCCAATGTCTGTGTGGGAATGGCTGCCTATGCG TTCCTTTTCACGCTTCCATTACTGTTTCAGGTAATTCTTTTGGATTCCCCTTCTAAAGCTGGTGCTCGACTTGCTGTACCATCTCTCGCTACCCCGATTGGTGGTGTGATCTCTGGCTACGTGATGTCGCGCTGGGGTAAACTGGCCTACCTGGTCCGTACAGGCTCGTTTCTCATGTGCATTGGCAACATACTTGTAATGCTTCTTCAGTTCAACGACGCAGAGTGGAAGTACTACGTGGCCATGATCCCCGCCAGTCTTGGACAAGGCATCACTTACCCAGGGATTTTGTTCACGTTTCTTGCTGCATTCGATCACGCGG ACCACGCCGTTTCAGCGTCCACCGTCTATTTGGTCCGTTCGATGGGTACAGTGTGGGGCGTCGCCATTACGTCCACTATCATCCAGAACACCTTGCGCTCAGGCCTCGCTGAGGCCTTGAGTGGAATACCTGACAAATGGAAA GTTATTGACGACATCAGACATTCAGTGTCTGCCATCCATAGTCTGCCGCCAGAGATCCAGCTGGCTGCGCGGATGGTCTACTACCGGGGCATACGACTGTCGTTCTTGGCGTCAGCGTGTTTTGGATTCGTTGCTGCTACAGCGGCACTCTTCACTCGCGGAAAGGGCCTTCATCGCTCGAGCGAGGCGTAG
- a CDS encoding putative choline transport protein (COG:E;~EggNog:ENOG410PKT4;~InterPro:IPR002293,IPR004840;~PFAM:PF13520,PF00324;~TransMembrane:11 (o46-71i78-105o125-148i169-188o194-217i280-302o329-349i379-401o407-430i450-472o484-504i);~go_component: GO:0016020 - membrane [Evidence IEA];~go_component: GO:0016021 - integral component of membrane [Evidence IEA];~go_function: GO:0022857 - transmembrane transporter activity [Evidence IEA];~go_process: GO:0006865 - amino acid transport [Evidence IEA];~go_process: GO:0055085 - transmembrane transport [Evidence IEA]) produces the protein MELENTKVSHLKPGYAASADLEVDMDKGQVALTGIPDMHLKRNFSIVSIIALGYNNTNSWVAIATSFAIAIQSGGAVSLLYGILLVTAAMFCTGVTLAELASVYPTAGGQYHFTSILASKRWSRGLSYFSGMAAVFAWITLGASIALAGTEALMAIVIRWQPSYEAQSWHYFLVYQLLNAVMVTYNIFLTNKTLWVYNLGFILSISTFLAIIITCPVRSSAHISTSNTWRQFVNGSGGWPDGVSFLTGLSTPQFMFSGLDAALHLAEECLEPARIVPKALLATVTVGLLTGFPFAIAILYSYDNIEASLTTSTGFPIYYIWEKATHSPAAATVFMAALFVVSVVALNAVHQTASRLTWSFARDDALFFSSFLSSIHPTLGVPVWAIILDGAAVLLVGIVYVCSTTAFNAFISTTVMVAQISYAIPAVLLLVGGRNPHYLPPDRRFKVPNVLGYVCNVVCVIWAFILTIFFCFPTEFPVTGSNMNYASVVLVVMLILGVGNWFAYAKRHYHGPRLDI, from the exons ATGGAGTTAGAAAACACTAAGGTCTCGCACCTGAAACCCGGGTATGCCGCATCGGCAGACCTTGAAGTCGACATGGACAAGGGGCAGGTTGCCCTTACGGGCATCCCGGACATGCACCTGAAGCGAAACTTCAGCATAGTCAGTATAATTGCCCTGGGGTACAACAATACGAATAGCTGGGTGGCCATAGCCACGAGCTTTGCTATCGCAATTCAGTCGGGCGGCGCAGTCTCCCTACTGTATGGCATTCTACTGGTCACTGCTGCCATGTTCTGTACCGGGGTTACCTTGGCAGAACTGGCCAGCGTGTACCCCACTGCTGGTGGCCAGTACCATTTTACCTCCATCCTGGCGTCTAAACGATGGAGCCGTGGCCTGTCTTACTTCAGTGGCATGGCTGCAGTGTTTGCATGGATTACCCTTGGGGCCTCTATTGCGCTGGCCGGAACAGAGGCGCTCATGGCTATTGTCATCCGGTGGCAGCCCTCATATGAAGCCCAAAGCTGGCACTATTTCCTAGTATACCAACTGCTGAACGCAGTTATGGTCACctacaacatcttcctcaccaacAAGACCCTCTGGGTCTACAACCTAGGCT TCATTCTGTCCATCTCAACCTTCCTAGCTATTATCATAACCTGCCCGGTACGCTCTTCCGCACATATCAGCACCTCGAACACTTGGCGTCAGTTCGTCAACGGTTCAGGCGGCTGGCCGGACGGCGTCTCCTTCTTGACAGGACTCTCAACGCCTCAGTTCATGTTTTCCGGACTCGACGCCGCACTCCACCTCGCAGAGGAATGTCTCGAACCCGCACGCATCGTACCAAAGGCGTTGCTCGCCACAGTGACAGTGGGGCTTTTGACAGGTTTCCCCtttgccatcgccatcctATACAGCTATGACAACATCGAAGCATCTCTAACCACCTCCACGGG GTTTCCAATCTACTACATCTGGGAAAAAGCCACTCACTCCCCAGCAGCTGCGACAGTCTTCATGGCTGCACTGTTTGTCGTCTCTGTCGTGGCACTCAACGCAGTCCATCAGACTGCCTCTCGACTTACATGGTCCTTTGCCCGCGATGACGCTctattcttctcctcctttctctcctctatACACCCTACGCTCGGAGTCCCCGTTTGGGCCATTATCCTTGATGGTGCGGCAGTGCTTCTGGTCGGGATTGTCTATGTCTGCTCAACAACAG CATTCAACGCTTTTATCAGCACGACTGTCATGGTAGCCCAAATCTCCTACGCCATCCCAGCagttcttctcctcgttggCGGGCGGAATCCGCATTACCTTCCTCCAGATCGCCGATTTAAAGTTCCCAATGTACTAGGCTACGTTTGCAACGTTGTCTGCGTTATCTGGGCTTTCATTCTGACgatcttcttttgctttccgACGGAGTTTCCCGTTACGGGGAGTAACATGA ATTACGCTTCCGTCGTGCTAGTCGTTATGTTGATCTTGGGCGTAGGGAACTGGTTTGCTTATGCGAAAAGGCATTATCACGGGCCACGCTTAGATATCTAG